The following proteins are encoded in a genomic region of Ictalurus furcatus strain D&B chromosome 6, Billie_1.0, whole genome shotgun sequence:
- the lypd6b gene encoding ly6/PLAUR domain-containing protein 6B gives MAVPVAVYLLVASKLFLAVVKCDSINFYNIRPPVDATPYPKSFKCFTCEQASDNYSCNRWAEDKWCPQNTQYCMTIHHFGRHGKTKFVTKRCASFDDCNLTGCRHHMNTHHAECVSCCEGMACNVELPTNHTNAVFVRIQDFSSAATRSSSSSWTRIFLLTAALTALLPF, from the exons ATGGCTGTCCCTGTAGCCGTGTACCTCTTGGTTGCCTCCAAGCTGTTTTTGGCTGTAGTGAAGTGTGACAGCATCAACTTCTATAACATCAGGCCTCCTGTAGATG CGACTCCATATcccaaaagcttcaagtgcttCACATGCGAGCAGGCCTCAGACAACTACAGTTGTAATCGCTGGGCTGAAGACAAGTGGTGTCCTCAGA ATACACAGTACTGCATGACCATACATCATTTTGGTCGACACGGAAAAACAAAGTTTGTAACGAAAAGGTGCGCTTCATTCGACGACTGCAACTTGACAGGATGCCGAcatcacatgaacacacaccacgcg GAGTGTGTGTCATGCTGCGAGGGCATGGCATGTAATGTGGAGCTTCCCACTAATCACACCAACGCCGTGTTCGTGCGGATTCAGGATTTCAGCTCCGCCGCGAcacgcagcagcagcagcagctggacTCGCATATTTCTACTAACTGCAGCTCTCACAGCGCTGTTACCTTTCTGA